A stretch of the Natrinema pellirubrum DSM 15624 genome encodes the following:
- a CDS encoding helix-turn-helix domain-containing protein has translation MRELVFALEYEPGCNRVADALADHPDARVRSLSLHATADQLWRVDHATGTPDALDAIEDAFRNSDYYADCLATEDCGATQTTRVLDRTDDTLILYSDWERTPACASVPHIARDHLGDGVLFETRHEGRHYTWRLIHSDEGDVAAFFDSLGVAVGECAQMEMLRTADTTTSAGGGDGTPSGLPPAQEAALQAAVEHGYYESPREVDVGELAEHLDVPRSTLTYRLRRAEEHLAKQHVAGERVAEERLASH, from the coding sequence ATGCGCGAACTCGTCTTCGCTCTCGAATACGAGCCCGGCTGCAACAGGGTGGCGGACGCCCTCGCAGACCACCCCGACGCTCGCGTTCGTTCACTCTCGCTGCACGCCACTGCCGACCAGCTCTGGCGAGTCGACCATGCCACCGGCACTCCGGACGCACTCGACGCCATCGAGGACGCGTTTCGCAACAGCGACTACTACGCCGACTGTCTCGCCACCGAGGACTGCGGCGCAACCCAGACCACCCGTGTCCTCGACCGCACGGACGACACGCTCATCCTCTACTCCGACTGGGAGCGGACCCCTGCCTGTGCCTCAGTCCCCCACATCGCCCGCGACCACCTCGGCGACGGTGTGCTGTTCGAGACCCGTCACGAGGGCCGCCACTACACGTGGCGGCTCATTCACTCCGACGAGGGCGATGTGGCGGCGTTCTTCGATTCCCTCGGGGTTGCCGTCGGGGAATGCGCCCAGATGGAGATGCTCCGCACCGCGGATACGACGACATCAGCTGGGGGAGGCGACGGGACACCGAGCGGCCTGCCGCCAGCACAGGAGGCCGCACTCCAGGCCGCTGTCGAACACGGCTACTACGAGTCACCCCGCGAGGTCGACGTCGGCGAACTCGCCGAGCATCTCGACGTGCCACGGTCAACACTCACCTACCGACTCCGTCGGGCGGAAGAACATTTGGCGAAGCAACATGTCGCCGGCGAGCGGGTAGCGGAAGAACGGCTGGCATCGCACTGA
- a CDS encoding DUF6735 family protein: MGHRALVAYERTDGQYTLHYSHWGAANLKLKHRISAETPFGGDDTDSKWAKQLLAELADGLEADGVDGYLAGEDRPSSVVKPKPRATGLTLDEIVADHLDYLHHEAIFVVSPTFEVTAYRTLWFGLQYDSETVEQGETVGNGALATVRWYDGKPVGDGHLQGQFAALKDVVGDMLDKGVFTPSTAIQYLKRKLAERVGDRQELLIPTGESPFETASLGKP, encoded by the coding sequence ATGGGCCACCGCGCACTCGTTGCGTACGAACGCACAGACGGACAGTACACGCTCCACTACTCTCATTGGGGTGCAGCGAATCTCAAGCTCAAGCACCGAATCTCGGCCGAAACACCGTTCGGTGGCGACGACACCGACTCGAAGTGGGCGAAACAGCTGCTGGCGGAACTGGCCGATGGCCTCGAAGCAGATGGCGTCGACGGCTACCTCGCCGGCGAGGATCGTCCGTCGTCGGTCGTCAAGCCGAAGCCCCGTGCCACCGGGCTCACCCTCGACGAGATCGTCGCGGACCACCTCGACTATCTCCACCACGAGGCGATCTTCGTGGTGTCACCCACCTTCGAGGTGACCGCCTATCGGACGCTGTGGTTCGGGCTGCAGTACGACTCGGAGACGGTCGAACAGGGAGAGACCGTCGGGAACGGCGCGCTCGCGACGGTGCGCTGGTACGACGGCAAGCCGGTCGGCGACGGCCACCTACAGGGACAGTTCGCGGCCCTCAAAGACGTCGTCGGCGACATGCTCGATAAGGGCGTCTTCACGCCGTCAACGGCGATACAGTATCTGAAACGGAAGCTCGCTGAGCGGGTCGGAGACCGACAGGAGCTGCTCATTCCGACCGGAGAATCACCCTTCGAGACAGCGAGTCTCGGCAAGCCGTAA
- a CDS encoding biosurfactant protein 1 yields the protein MTDQYADYEALRPLGEATHVPDDQLASSSGEPRRQRSGGVDTDYPDDPTEGETECDSCGASIPAGQSKCRFCLTNHLEAADDQDTSTAEQTLLHIIHIVVEASTFYGAVGKGSAAATLLAKADDDPVVDDCKLIYDLDEEPAPRLVDQWPSLPSATRVTSECGNQLLAAARERTAWTETTQSCHDGEHTTFLYDETGSEVRTEARLASLREDADNDLWLVPAIALQKSVDKTDTEQPRRERPNRTHLECRECDRETKHRFREFEAVPDDEWTGQPMWGCQRCGTPRYGPEPEADQ from the coding sequence ATGACCGACCAGTACGCCGACTACGAAGCCCTCCGACCGCTCGGCGAAGCGACCCACGTTCCCGACGATCAACTCGCCAGTAGTAGTGGCGAGCCCCGGCGGCAACGCTCTGGTGGCGTCGACACGGACTATCCAGACGACCCGACAGAAGGTGAGACCGAGTGCGATTCCTGTGGAGCGTCGATCCCCGCTGGCCAGTCGAAGTGCCGGTTCTGTCTCACGAACCATCTCGAAGCAGCCGACGATCAGGACACATCGACTGCCGAACAGACTCTCCTCCATATCATCCACATAGTCGTTGAGGCGTCGACGTTCTACGGCGCCGTCGGGAAGGGATCTGCTGCGGCCACCCTCCTCGCGAAGGCAGACGATGACCCAGTAGTCGATGACTGCAAGCTAATCTATGATCTCGACGAGGAACCGGCCCCACGGCTTGTCGATCAGTGGCCCTCGCTCCCCTCGGCGACACGGGTCACGTCTGAATGTGGTAATCAGCTGCTCGCGGCTGCTCGTGAGCGGACGGCGTGGACAGAGACGACGCAGTCCTGTCACGACGGCGAGCACACGACGTTCCTCTACGACGAAACCGGGAGCGAGGTTCGCACCGAAGCTCGTCTTGCAAGCCTACGTGAGGACGCAGACAACGACCTCTGGCTGGTGCCAGCGATTGCGCTCCAGAAATCCGTTGACAAGACCGATACCGAACAGCCACGACGCGAGCGCCCAAACAGAACTCACCTCGAGTGTCGAGAGTGTGATCGGGAGACTAAGCATCGATTCCGCGAATTCGAGGCTGTCCCCGATGACGAGTGGACCGGGCAGCCAATGTGGGGCTGTCAGCGGTGCGGCACGCCACGCTACGGGCCCGAACCCGAAGCCGATCAGTAA
- a CDS encoding transcription initiation factor IIB: MATRDIYESGFDEDVRTESSANQCPECEGRVTTNAVETICEDCGLVIDEQRIDHGPEWRAFDEDERERTGAPLTAARHDRGLSTEIGRGTDANGNELSGQKRRRLTRMRREQTRGRFQSKAERNLAHGLSEVRRISSALELSETIRDQACQLFRSAQNEDLLQGRSIEAMAAASVYGACRCNGRPRTLDDITESARVEQSRVTNAYTTLNTELGLPAQPVTPSAFVPRLASELDVSDQIRQRARQLAEASESTGATTGVRPSGFAAACLYKAGREDGRWLTQSDVADVANVSVVTVRTHRDALDELAV; encoded by the coding sequence ATGGCAACTAGAGACATCTACGAGAGCGGATTCGACGAAGACGTCCGAACGGAATCGAGTGCGAACCAGTGTCCCGAGTGCGAGGGTCGAGTCACCACCAACGCAGTAGAAACCATCTGTGAGGACTGTGGCCTGGTCATCGACGAGCAGCGGATCGACCACGGGCCAGAGTGGCGAGCGTTCGACGAAGACGAACGGGAGCGCACGGGCGCTCCGTTGACGGCGGCACGACACGATCGAGGGTTGTCGACGGAGATCGGCCGCGGAACCGATGCGAACGGGAACGAACTCTCAGGACAGAAGCGACGGCGGCTCACTCGGATGCGGCGTGAACAGACCCGTGGGCGGTTTCAGTCGAAAGCTGAACGCAACCTCGCACACGGGCTTAGTGAAGTCCGCCGGATCAGTAGTGCGCTCGAACTATCCGAGACGATCCGTGACCAGGCCTGCCAGCTATTCCGCAGCGCTCAGAACGAGGACCTCCTGCAGGGCCGGTCGATCGAGGCGATGGCCGCCGCGAGTGTCTACGGGGCGTGTCGGTGTAACGGGCGGCCGCGAACGCTCGACGACATCACCGAGTCGGCGCGCGTCGAGCAATCGCGGGTGACGAACGCATACACGACGCTGAATACGGAACTTGGCCTGCCAGCCCAACCCGTGACGCCGAGTGCGTTCGTTCCGCGGTTGGCCTCGGAGCTCGACGTCTCCGATCAAATCCGGCAGCGGGCTCGGCAGCTGGCGGAAGCATCCGAATCGACCGGAGCAACCACGGGAGTTCGACCGTCCGGGTTCGCCGCAGCCTGTCTGTACAAGGCCGGACGCGAAGACGGACGGTGGCTCACCCAGTCGGACGTCGCTGACGTTGCGAACGTCTCGGTGGTCACCGTACGGACCCACCGCGACGCGCTGGACGAACTGGCTGTCTAA
- a CDS encoding SIR2 family NAD-dependent protein deacylase, with product MTDFEEYREEMVADIQETVTRANCQPVIFAGTGLSIRYFGAPSWDGLLETLVEDCNGIEQKYGFYRQTRDPPEVGQFLAEQYAESAWSDYGEYDEEDDESELVGWNENIFDHENDRDVFLKAKIADHIREKTPEMVGDLDEETVHEKISLDVALREIELLQEIQPHAVITTNYDRFFEAIFNEEVTDDNLLDDDRVGSAGFDRDGEVDPEEIPSYRVVVGEQVLRTRYRNIGEILHIHGSVSDPRSLVLTEEDYHEFNNRRRYLSSKMLTYFAEHPLLIVGYRPDDTNVQQVLTWADEVLSDDQTITEDIYFLQWDEAAEDRDEYPREHDIKLDDGGHLRVKSIVANDFDWVFEAFAEGDELAVDPRYLRSLLAQTYDVVSSMSSGGEVVDVQRLEDVATNQGELRTVLGYLGDDVDGVPPVEFDHTIPPEKAAERIGFDHYTPLNQNIIAQIEEETGVDIRAFNNRYHINLEGGGNPRRYSEEAIELFRRVKNGEDYSLDISDERIPD from the coding sequence ATGACTGACTTCGAGGAGTACCGAGAAGAGATGGTCGCCGATATTCAAGAGACAGTCACGAGAGCCAACTGTCAACCCGTTATTTTCGCTGGCACTGGCCTCTCTATTCGGTACTTCGGGGCTCCCAGTTGGGATGGACTATTAGAGACGCTCGTGGAGGACTGCAACGGTATTGAACAGAAGTACGGTTTCTACCGGCAGACTAGAGATCCACCTGAAGTCGGTCAGTTTCTCGCTGAACAGTATGCCGAGTCGGCGTGGAGCGACTACGGTGAGTACGACGAGGAGGACGACGAGAGCGAACTTGTCGGCTGGAATGAAAATATATTTGACCACGAGAACGACCGTGACGTCTTCCTGAAGGCCAAGATTGCCGACCACATCCGGGAAAAGACTCCCGAGATGGTTGGTGATCTGGACGAGGAAACCGTTCACGAGAAGATCTCGCTCGACGTGGCCCTACGGGAGATTGAACTGCTGCAGGAGATACAGCCTCACGCGGTCATTACTACCAACTACGACCGCTTCTTTGAAGCCATCTTCAACGAGGAAGTCACCGACGACAATCTACTGGACGATGACCGTGTGGGAAGTGCTGGCTTCGACAGGGATGGAGAGGTTGACCCCGAAGAAATTCCCTCCTACCGGGTCGTTGTCGGCGAGCAAGTGTTACGAACGCGGTACCGAAACATCGGCGAGATTCTGCACATCCATGGTTCTGTTTCCGACCCAAGGTCTCTCGTACTCACCGAGGAAGACTATCACGAGTTCAACAACCGCCGACGGTACCTCAGTTCAAAGATGCTGACGTACTTCGCCGAACACCCGCTCCTGATCGTTGGTTACCGACCAGACGACACCAACGTCCAACAGGTACTCACGTGGGCCGACGAGGTACTGAGCGACGACCAGACCATCACAGAAGACATCTACTTCCTCCAGTGGGACGAGGCTGCCGAAGATCGAGATGAGTACCCGCGAGAACACGACATCAAATTGGATGACGGTGGTCACCTCCGCGTGAAGAGTATCGTCGCCAACGACTTTGACTGGGTGTTTGAGGCGTTTGCTGAGGGAGACGAACTGGCTGTCGATCCCCGGTATCTTCGCAGTTTGCTCGCGCAGACCTACGATGTCGTATCTTCAATGTCATCAGGGGGTGAAGTCGTGGACGTTCAGCGGTTGGAGGATGTGGCGACTAATCAGGGTGAGTTACGGACGGTGCTGGGGTATCTCGGTGATGACGTTGATGGGGTACCTCCAGTTGAGTTTGACCACACCATCCCCCCCGAGAAGGCTGCTGAGCGGATCGGGTTTGATCACTATACACCCCTGAATCAAAATATAATCGCCCAGATCGAGGAGGAGACTGGTGTCGACATTCGGGCTTTCAATAATCGCTATCACATCAACCTCGAAGGAGGTGGGAATCCTCGTCGGTATTCCGAGGAGGCTATCGAACTGTTTCGGAGGGTAAAGAACGGTGAGGATTACAGTCTCGACATCTCTGACGAGCGGATACCAGACTAA
- a CDS encoding DUF7437 domain-containing protein has product MSRTSNRADGEVIRDFLSVADLLEEPALAQLYAYLAREGESTVQELMDALDLAQGTAYTYVNRLVDAGVIEATSEEQPRRYVAREIDLTVTTAAGDREYTITPALIDAVGRRATDDDIDTYIDRHGIAGLATALTYAVDRERGEITHRLMAQDLDISPLAAEIILQALRPVVLEHFDIETSGASGADIGGVDEDVVDDA; this is encoded by the coding sequence ATGTCACGCACCTCGAACCGGGCCGACGGCGAGGTCATCCGCGACTTCCTCTCGGTCGCGGACCTCCTCGAAGAACCAGCCCTCGCCCAGCTGTACGCGTATCTCGCTCGCGAGGGCGAGTCGACCGTCCAGGAACTAATGGACGCCCTCGACCTCGCGCAGGGCACGGCCTACACCTACGTCAACCGGCTCGTCGACGCCGGCGTCATCGAGGCAACCAGCGAGGAACAGCCCCGGCGGTACGTTGCGCGGGAGATCGACCTGACCGTGACAACGGCCGCTGGCGACCGTGAGTACACGATCACGCCGGCGCTCATCGACGCCGTCGGCCGGCGGGCGACCGACGACGACATCGATACGTACATCGACCGGCACGGAATCGCCGGGCTCGCGACGGCGCTCACCTACGCTGTCGACCGCGAACGGGGCGAGATCACCCACCGCCTGATGGCCCAGGACCTCGACATCTCGCCGCTCGCAGCCGAGATCATTCTGCAGGCACTCCGGCCCGTCGTCCTCGAGCACTTCGACATCGAGACGTCGGGCGCGTCGGGCGCGGATATCGGCGGCGTCGACGAGGACGTCGTCGACGACGCGTGA
- a CDS encoding DUF7558 family protein, whose product MQQTLSGCAFCDAPSGSKIGDAHTWGADERVTHAICVDCAIQEQAEPVDRDHHACDSCGLVVDTLAALTRFRVELGHLEGPLHLCVRCSPGGPATYWTRELDDHLVSTPESG is encoded by the coding sequence ATGCAACAGACGCTCTCCGGGTGTGCGTTCTGTGACGCGCCCTCTGGTTCGAAGATCGGTGACGCCCATACCTGGGGTGCCGATGAGCGGGTTACGCACGCGATCTGCGTCGACTGTGCCATCCAGGAGCAGGCTGAGCCCGTGGACCGAGATCACCATGCTTGTGACAGCTGTGGCCTCGTTGTCGACACGCTCGCTGCGCTGACTCGGTTCCGCGTGGAGCTCGGGCATCTCGAGGGACCGCTACACCTCTGTGTCCGCTGTAGTCCAGGTGGGCCGGCAACGTACTGGACGCGGGAGCTCGACGACCATCTCGTCTCGACGCCCGAGTCGGGGTGA
- a CDS encoding MBL fold metallo-hydrolase → MEIQFQHANPYSGRESVVLRIDGLLADQTVCVLVDAGQNVSTDDLLDDDADEYLAAICLTHAHLDHYQSLGDALAHGAPVYAATDTATMLEDVFAAGAAHYDLTNTDRVLDQLEPIAEWTRIVSGLRVHPVPAGHTPGAAGFLFEVTADDERRTILVTGDFTTRRAAGYPGFDRDLPVNVDVLVLTAATSETFEATLTDAVGAICERVWAGSTVLTTASGLTGLHLAYLLGHLADQWDERLPITLAGHVAKLYDRLEYTVPNVETSAEFADPAAVLEADGVTIAGPEVPIDGSAKRLFETIADDPGATLVQLINGGTDPVASAACTTHQFSLSNHPTPQTIDDVVEALSPVHVVITHQQGAAADQYKDKYDSFVWATDDTACYTLLDDSGWTPPPWVTASTKRRVQSGPTTMGGTLGDALADEEIPLPSVTRLEDVDLEAEGLDLEALRDRLSVERDAQTHQETATTQQDADGREDAAGSALADGSAEDWAATGDDPDIETALGGLDARLDRIEAAVTDRGVDARVVDAGNGTLLLRLEDPPDDLEHGQRLRVVLPGGRVSDDDDHADQE, encoded by the coding sequence ATGGAGATCCAGTTCCAGCACGCGAACCCGTATTCCGGGCGCGAATCCGTCGTCCTGCGGATCGATGGGTTGCTCGCCGACCAGACGGTCTGCGTGCTCGTCGATGCTGGCCAGAACGTTTCGACCGACGATCTCCTCGACGACGACGCCGACGAATATCTCGCCGCGATCTGTCTCACCCACGCCCACCTCGATCACTACCAGTCGCTCGGCGACGCCCTCGCCCACGGCGCGCCGGTGTACGCCGCCACCGACACGGCCACCATGCTCGAGGACGTCTTCGCTGCCGGCGCCGCCCACTACGACCTCACGAACACGGACCGTGTGCTCGACCAGCTGGAACCAATCGCGGAGTGGACGCGGATCGTGTCCGGCCTCCGCGTCCATCCCGTGCCGGCCGGCCACACGCCGGGCGCAGCGGGTTTCCTCTTCGAGGTCACTGCCGACGACGAGCGCCGAACGATCCTCGTCACCGGTGATTTCACGACCCGACGCGCAGCCGGCTATCCCGGTTTCGATCGCGACCTCCCCGTGAACGTCGACGTCCTCGTGCTGACCGCTGCGACGAGCGAGACGTTCGAAGCGACGCTCACCGACGCTGTCGGGGCGATCTGTGAACGCGTCTGGGCCGGCTCGACCGTCCTCACGACTGCCAGCGGCCTGACTGGGCTCCACCTCGCGTACCTCCTCGGCCACCTCGCCGACCAGTGGGACGAACGACTGCCCATCACGCTTGCTGGCCACGTCGCGAAGCTCTACGACCGCCTCGAGTACACCGTCCCGAACGTCGAGACGTCCGCCGAGTTCGCTGACCCAGCAGCGGTCTTGGAGGCGGATGGCGTGACGATCGCCGGGCCGGAGGTACCGATCGACGGGAGCGCCAAACGCCTCTTCGAGACGATTGCCGACGACCCCGGCGCGACGCTCGTCCAACTCATTAACGGCGGGACTGATCCGGTGGCGAGCGCGGCGTGTACGACCCACCAGTTCTCGCTCAGCAACCACCCGACGCCGCAGACGATCGACGATGTCGTCGAGGCGCTCTCGCCGGTCCACGTCGTCATCACGCATCAACAGGGCGCCGCCGCGGACCAGTACAAGGACAAGTACGATAGTTTCGTCTGGGCGACCGACGACACGGCCTGCTACACGCTCTTGGACGACTCGGGCTGGACGCCGCCACCGTGGGTGACGGCGTCGACGAAACGTCGGGTGCAGTCTGGGCCGACCACGATGGGCGGGACGCTCGGCGACGCGCTCGCGGACGAGGAGATTCCGCTGCCGTCGGTAACGCGACTTGAGGACGTGGATCTCGAGGCGGAAGGACTCGACCTGGAAGCGCTTCGCGACCGGCTCTCGGTGGAGCGCGACGCGCAGACGCACCAGGAGACAGCTACCACCCAGCAGGATGCCGACGGACGGGAGGATGCGGCAGGCTCAGCGCTGGCTGACGGGTCGGCCGAGGACTGGGCGGCGACAGGCGACGACCCGGACATCGAGACGGCCCTCGGGGGACTGGATGCTCGTCTCGACCGGATCGAAGCGGCCGTCACCGACCGTGGTGTCGACGCCCGCGTCGTCGATGCGGGCAACGGCACGCTCTTGCTTCGCCTCGAAGACCCACCAGACGATCTCGAACACGGGCAGCGTCTGCGGGTTGTTCTCCCGGGCGGACGGGTTTCGGATGACGACGACCACGCTGACCAGGAATAA
- a CDS encoding creatininase family protein, with amino-acid sequence MPSRRSILLEEMVWPEVESALENGTRTAIVSVGSIEQHGPHLPLNMDTLDGDELSQRIAEKLGDALAAPTIRPGCSGHHMEFPGTITIPPETLMDVIRAYCRSLDDHGFEHIVLVPTHGGNFGPVKTVAPDVAREIEATVIPLADLDEHMQLLNDGLSEAGIKYNQDVIHAGAAETAVVLAVNKDLVRLENIESGPEGKISTARLLSEGFKTITQNGVLGDPAEATAEAGETIIQNVVDTYVDHIKNERRSV; translated from the coding sequence ATGCCTTCTCGCAGGTCAATACTCCTTGAGGAGATGGTATGGCCAGAAGTCGAATCGGCGCTCGAAAACGGAACACGGACGGCGATCGTTTCCGTCGGCTCGATCGAACAGCACGGTCCCCACCTCCCGTTGAACATGGACACACTGGACGGTGACGAACTCTCGCAGCGGATCGCGGAGAAACTGGGAGATGCCCTTGCTGCACCAACGATCCGGCCCGGCTGCTCAGGACACCACATGGAGTTCCCGGGCACTATCACTATCCCGCCCGAGACACTGATGGATGTGATCAGAGCATACTGCCGGTCGCTCGATGACCACGGCTTCGAACATATCGTCTTAGTCCCGACGCACGGCGGGAATTTCGGTCCGGTCAAGACTGTCGCACCAGATGTCGCTCGGGAAATCGAAGCCACTGTGATTCCCCTGGCTGACCTCGATGAGCATATGCAGTTACTGAATGATGGCCTCAGCGAGGCGGGGATCAAATACAATCAAGACGTGATTCACGCCGGTGCAGCCGAGACGGCGGTGGTGTTGGCGGTAAATAAGGATCTCGTAAGGCTGGAGAACATCGAGTCCGGCCCTGAAGGGAAGATTTCTACCGCTCGCCTTCTGAGCGAGGGGTTCAAAACCATCACCCAAAACGGTGTGCTTGGCGATCCGGCTGAAGCAACCGCTGAAGCCGGCGAAACCATCATTCAGAACGTGGTTGATACCTACGTTGATCACATCAAGAATGAACGTCGTTCTGTGTAG
- a CDS encoding phage NrS-1 polymerase family protein — MVSESSLAVSGLPEGVREREQWVCWREEDRDGKPTKIPVTPGAGGFASSTESDTWSDFETALEYTETEHADGVGFVFTDDDPIVGVDLDDCRDPETGDVDDAARDIIDRLDSYTEVSPSGTGYHVLLRGELPEGRNRRGSIELYDTARFFTVTGDHVDETPTHVARRQDALAAIHREYVQDTGSDTASESEPRGATNGESATSGAVNVEVDLEDEVLLEKARNASNGEKFERLWNGNTVGYDSQSEADMALCCLLAFWTGGDRTQMDQLFRESGLLREKWDEVHYADGSTYGEKTIERAITSTSEFYEPDAGDDTADAHDPATDSSAATDTDDSERSRAYLVEKNRLLTERVDELEATLAEKNERIDTLEAEVERLTEAPTDRDQEPSNPHEATTVDSGEDGTESETASVWGRAKGLFGSSSE, encoded by the coding sequence ATGGTGTCTGAGTCGTCGCTCGCTGTCTCGGGGCTCCCCGAGGGGGTGCGTGAGCGCGAGCAGTGGGTGTGCTGGCGCGAAGAGGATCGAGATGGGAAACCGACGAAGATTCCGGTGACGCCGGGGGCTGGTGGGTTCGCGTCGTCGACGGAATCAGATACCTGGAGTGATTTCGAGACGGCACTCGAGTACACCGAGACAGAGCACGCGGACGGCGTCGGGTTCGTGTTCACCGACGACGACCCCATCGTCGGCGTCGATTTGGACGACTGTCGCGATCCGGAGACCGGCGACGTCGACGATGCTGCGCGAGACATCATCGACCGATTGGATTCCTACACGGAGGTGTCGCCGTCCGGCACCGGCTATCACGTTCTCCTCAGGGGTGAACTCCCGGAGGGCCGGAATCGGCGGGGGAGCATCGAACTGTACGATACGGCGCGGTTTTTCACCGTTACCGGCGACCACGTTGACGAGACACCGACTCACGTCGCCCGCCGGCAGGACGCGCTCGCGGCGATTCACCGCGAGTACGTCCAGGACACTGGCAGCGACACGGCGTCCGAGTCCGAGCCCCGTGGCGCGACTAACGGGGAGTCAGCAACGAGCGGTGCAGTCAACGTCGAAGTTGACCTCGAGGATGAGGTGCTCCTCGAGAAGGCCCGGAACGCGTCGAACGGCGAGAAGTTCGAGCGGCTCTGGAACGGGAACACGGTCGGGTACGATAGCCAGTCGGAGGCTGACATGGCGCTGTGTTGTCTGCTGGCGTTCTGGACCGGCGGCGACCGGACGCAGATGGATCAACTGTTCCGTGAGTCCGGGTTGCTTCGCGAGAAGTGGGATGAGGTCCACTACGCGGATGGATCAACGTATGGAGAGAAGACCATCGAGCGAGCAATCACGAGTACCTCGGAGTTCTACGAGCCAGACGCCGGCGACGACACCGCGGACGCCCACGACCCCGCTACCGACTCGTCGGCAGCCACTGATACCGATGACTCGGAGCGGAGTCGGGCGTATTTGGTCGAGAAGAACCGGCTGCTGACCGAGCGCGTCGACGAACTCGAGGCGACACTGGCAGAGAAGAACGAGCGGATCGACACCCTCGAAGCAGAAGTCGAGCGACTCACCGAAGCACCCACAGACCGTGACCAAGAGCCAAGTAATCCCCACGAAGCGACCACTGTCGATTCTGGTGAGGACGGTACCGAGTCCGAGACAGCGTCCGTGTGGGGCCGGGCAAAAGGGTTGTTCGGGAGTAGCTCCGAGTAA